One part of the Mariniflexile litorale genome encodes these proteins:
- a CDS encoding glycosylase, whose protein sequence is MQTKTVFETIAVCFILVSIFSCTSKTKKRDITNDVMQEIYKEIKTPYKYGLIMVPTDDSYKMDCPSIFRKDDKWFMTYLIFEGRGYETWLAESDDLLNWKHLGKVMSFSKDTTEWDVNQKAGYIALQDPTWGGSYEWKSYDDKYWMSYFGGNTTGYEAGILSMGMAYTEEFPTTPHEFKRLPEPVLRPNDDKAKWWDNSTMYKSSVIRDVKKETGHDFIMYYNARGDSITPAKGAERIAMAVSNDMRNWKRYGDKPLINHHKGISGDAYIQRINGTWVMFYFGAFWTGWDQGAFNRFAVSNDLIHWKDWEGEDLIQSSESYDNMFAHKSFVIKYDGIVYHYYCAVNKAGQRGIAVATSKDLGKSDIHFVKLEDEKQ, encoded by the coding sequence ATGCAAACTAAAACTGTTTTTGAAACTATAGCAGTATGTTTTATTCTTGTGTCTATTTTTTCTTGTACATCAAAAACAAAAAAAAGAGACATTACGAATGATGTGATGCAAGAGATTTATAAGGAAATTAAAACACCCTATAAATACGGTTTGATTATGGTGCCTACTGATGATTCATATAAAATGGATTGTCCGAGTATCTTTAGAAAAGATGATAAATGGTTTATGACGTATTTGATTTTTGAAGGTCGTGGTTATGAAACGTGGTTGGCAGAAAGTGATGATTTGTTAAACTGGAAACATCTTGGGAAAGTGATGTCATTTTCAAAAGACACCACGGAATGGGATGTGAATCAAAAAGCAGGGTATATTGCTTTACAAGACCCAACTTGGGGAGGTTCTTACGAATGGAAATCTTATGATGATAAATACTGGATGAGTTATTTTGGAGGAAATACTACAGGGTACGAAGCGGGTATTTTATCTATGGGAATGGCATATACAGAGGAGTTCCCAACGACACCTCACGAATTTAAACGTTTGCCAGAACCCGTTTTAAGACCAAATGATGATAAAGCAAAATGGTGGGATAATAGCACCATGTATAAAAGTTCTGTGATTAGAGATGTTAAGAAAGAAACAGGTCATGATTTTATCATGTATTACAATGCTCGTGGTGATAGTATAACCCCTGCCAAAGGCGCAGAACGTATCGCTATGGCAGTTTCAAATGATATGAGAAATTGGAAACGTTATGGAGATAAACCACTAATCAATCATCACAAAGGAATTTCAGGAGATGCGTATATTCAACGTATTAATGGTACTTGGGTGATGTTTTATTTTGGAGCATTTTGGACAGGTTGGGATCAAGGTGCTTTTAATCGATTTGCGGTATCTAACGATTTAATCCATTGGAAAGATTGGGAAGGAGAAGATTTAATTCAATCTTCAGAATCCTATGATAATATGTTTGCTCACAAATCTTTTGTTATAAAATACGATGGTATTGTATATCATTATTACTGCGCAGTTAATAAAGCAGGACAACGAGGCATTGCAGTGGCAACATCAAAAGATTTAGGTAAAAGCGATATCCATTTTGTAAAATTAGAAGATGAAAAACAATAG
- a CDS encoding MFS transporter — protein sequence MEQKEGSLKSTIAVSLTNYLDAGAIVAGASGLSLWQNYLGLNEGHLGWLNAISANAFGAAIGAIVGGFLADKYGRKTIYTYNMLVYMLGIAVIMFSVNFSMLLTGFLITGISVGAGVPASWTYISENSEVGNRGRNMGISQFAWGVGPTIILLLGMLLAPGKADAAAGALFGYVEKIATFFLGNDVSIESVNVFSSRIIFGSLFIVAFVAWLLQRKLNESKDWEDAQLAQGNEKQPSVFASFGLLFKNKVNIRTMIFLAGIYVSWNMVASVMGFFQQHIYENAGGLSNGEANMVSAVQWIVIIAVTYFGFAMIVDKVNQRLLYFVGTSIGIAAWCILIFIGIKNHTALWTFTILWGIHAGISVQAFYALWASELFPAKYRAGAQGVMFFVVRAVAAIWGLGFVHIYGENGEGFNTAAYIMVGLLMIALIIGTIWTPKTRGKTLQQITEERYGDNI from the coding sequence ATGGAACAAAAAGAAGGAAGTTTAAAAAGTACAATCGCTGTATCGCTTACTAATTATCTTGATGCTGGCGCGATTGTGGCCGGTGCAAGCGGATTGTCTCTTTGGCAAAATTACCTCGGACTTAACGAAGGGCATCTTGGCTGGCTTAACGCCATCAGTGCTAATGCTTTTGGTGCAGCTATTGGTGCGATTGTTGGCGGTTTTCTTGCTGACAAATACGGACGAAAAACAATTTACACCTATAATATGCTTGTGTATATGTTGGGGATTGCAGTAATTATGTTCTCGGTCAATTTCTCAATGCTATTGACTGGTTTTCTGATCACAGGTATCTCGGTAGGAGCGGGTGTGCCTGCTTCGTGGACTTATATTTCCGAAAATTCTGAAGTGGGTAATCGCGGACGCAATATGGGTATTTCTCAGTTTGCCTGGGGAGTTGGTCCGACGATCATTTTATTATTAGGAATGTTGCTTGCTCCTGGTAAAGCGGATGCTGCAGCAGGTGCTTTATTCGGCTATGTAGAAAAAATTGCGACATTCTTTTTAGGAAACGATGTAAGTATTGAATCAGTCAATGTATTCAGCAGCCGTATTATTTTCGGCTCCTTGTTTATTGTAGCGTTTGTAGCATGGCTTTTGCAACGAAAACTCAACGAATCAAAAGACTGGGAAGATGCTCAGCTAGCTCAAGGGAATGAGAAACAACCGAGTGTTTTTGCTTCGTTCGGATTGCTTTTCAAAAACAAGGTAAATATTCGCACCATGATTTTTCTAGCTGGTATTTACGTTTCTTGGAACATGGTTGCTTCCGTGATGGGTTTCTTTCAACAACATATTTATGAAAATGCAGGTGGTCTTTCTAACGGAGAAGCGAATATGGTATCGGCAGTACAATGGATCGTGATTATTGCGGTAACTTATTTCGGCTTTGCGATGATAGTCGATAAAGTAAATCAGCGTCTGTTGTATTTTGTTGGCACATCGATTGGTATAGCGGCATGGTGTATTCTCATTTTTATTGGAATAAAAAATCATACTGCCTTATGGACTTTTACTATTCTTTGGGGTATTCACGCAGGTATCAGTGTACAAGCATTTTATGCGCTTTGGGCTTCGGAACTCTTTCCAGCTAAATATCGAGCAGGAGCGCAAGGGGTTATGTTCTTTGTAGTAAGAGCTGTAGCGGCCATATGGGGATTGGGATTTGTTCATATTTACGGAGAAAACGGAGAAGGATTTAACACTGCGGCCTACATTATGGTAGGATTGCTCATGATCGCGTTAATAATAGGAACTATTTGGACGCCTAAAACTCGCGGCAAAACATTGCAACAAATAACAGAAGAAAGATACGGAGACAATATTTAA
- a CDS encoding glycoside hydrolase family 2 TIM barrel-domain containing protein — MKNNSIIFFIALSMASLVNAQTVTGEPAGIPETPKKYSYAPWEDPLVTSINRQPARATAYSYKTVEDALEGNREKSRFLLLNGEWDFKYSVNLDQAPKDFYKNEVSNWDKIEVPSNWELKGYDTPIYKSAVYPFRPINPPFVPKDTNGIGSYQHKFKVPKEWQKDMTVTLHFGGVSSAFQVWLNGDFLGYGEDSCLPSEFNISPYLKEGENVLSVQVIRYSDGAYLEDQDHWRLSGIQREVFIMAEPKLRIQDFFYQTKLDKNYEDAVFQLRPKLENLTGDTIKNASFEFQIYNDKNEALFEKPIDTLAKSIVNESYPRLDNVRFGFFEKKIQNPKKWSSEEPNLYTLVLTLKDENGTISEVKSCKVGFRSIEFSKDNGKLLINGKETYIYGVNRHDHHPVRGKALTREDIEDDVRTIKQFNFNTIRTSHYPNDPYFYELCDAYGIMVMDEANLETHGLGGRLSNDTQWTNAHVERMSRMVERDKNHPSVIMWSLGNESGKGPNHAVMAAWTHDFDITRPVHYEPAQGNPRLDGYIDERDSRYPRTVDHAHRFENPQDESYVDMVSRFYPGVFTPQYLVDLKADIRPILFVEYSHSMGNSTGNLKELWDEFRRLPRMIGGCIWDYKDQGLLKVDKKTGQEFYAYGGDFGEVRHDGNFCINGIVASDGRPKAAMYENKWVYQPATCNLDGNQLTIKNRQATQSLAAYIPVIQILENGTVIKEEVLTPFDLKAGNKTVLDIKKYVPKMKADAEYFVNMSFQLPHDKLWAKKGFTVASDQFLLQAKAEDKYTSKNSKAVLKISESNENIKVSGDAFNVLVDKNNGALSSYIFKGKEQVFAPLLPNFTRPLTDNDRKGWKPHRVLKQWYENEPKLTSVKTEKSGNNVLVISDYEVIKDSAQVTISYTIKSDGVIKVNYHLKASEGLPNIPKVGMQMGVQNKFNQMSWYGKGELENYTDRNHGFPIQQYGLPLKDFTEPYVMPQENGNRTDVRWMACTTSNKNEGFLVVGSQPLSMSVWPYTQENLNEAKHTFDLVDAGYLTLNIDLIQMGIGGNDSWSPVGAPMEKYQIPSKDYQYGFYIVPFQLSKNGVEKTLEKFSY, encoded by the coding sequence ATGAAAAACAATAGTATCATATTTTTTATTGCCTTAAGTATGGCAAGTTTAGTAAATGCACAAACGGTGACGGGCGAACCGGCTGGGATTCCCGAAACTCCTAAAAAATATAGTTATGCGCCTTGGGAAGATCCGTTGGTAACAAGCATTAACCGCCAACCTGCAAGAGCAACGGCCTATTCATATAAAACAGTAGAAGATGCTCTTGAAGGCAATCGTGAAAAAAGCCGATTCTTACTATTAAATGGTGAATGGGATTTTAAATATTCGGTAAACTTAGATCAAGCGCCTAAAGATTTTTATAAAAATGAAGTTTCTAATTGGGATAAAATAGAGGTGCCTTCAAACTGGGAATTAAAAGGCTATGACACCCCTATTTATAAAAGTGCGGTGTACCCATTTAGACCAATCAATCCGCCATTTGTGCCAAAAGACACGAATGGAATTGGCTCGTATCAGCATAAATTCAAAGTGCCAAAAGAATGGCAAAAAGATATGACCGTAACCTTACATTTTGGAGGTGTAAGTTCGGCGTTTCAAGTGTGGTTAAATGGTGATTTCTTAGGGTATGGAGAAGATAGTTGTTTGCCTTCAGAATTTAATATTTCGCCTTATTTAAAAGAAGGAGAGAACGTATTGTCAGTACAAGTTATTCGCTATAGTGATGGAGCTTATTTAGAAGATCAAGACCATTGGCGATTAAGTGGAATTCAGCGCGAAGTATTCATTATGGCAGAACCGAAATTACGAATCCAAGATTTCTTCTATCAAACTAAGTTGGATAAAAATTATGAAGATGCCGTGTTTCAATTACGTCCGAAATTAGAAAATTTGACAGGTGATACTATTAAAAATGCATCGTTTGAATTTCAAATTTATAATGATAAAAATGAAGCTTTATTTGAAAAACCAATAGATACGTTAGCTAAAAGTATTGTAAACGAAAGTTATCCACGTTTAGACAATGTACGTTTTGGGTTTTTTGAAAAAAAGATTCAAAATCCAAAAAAATGGAGTTCAGAAGAACCTAATTTGTATACGTTGGTATTAACTTTAAAAGATGAAAATGGTACTATTAGCGAAGTGAAATCTTGTAAAGTCGGTTTCCGTTCCATTGAGTTTTCTAAAGACAATGGAAAACTGTTAATTAACGGAAAAGAAACCTATATCTATGGTGTAAATCGTCACGATCACCACCCAGTTAGAGGAAAAGCGTTGACTCGAGAAGATATTGAAGATGATGTTAGAACTATAAAGCAGTTCAATTTCAATACAATTAGAACTAGCCATTATCCAAACGATCCTTATTTCTACGAATTATGTGATGCATATGGTATTATGGTTATGGACGAAGCTAACTTAGAAACGCATGGCTTGGGAGGCAGATTAAGTAATGATACCCAATGGACGAATGCCCATGTAGAACGTATGAGCCGTATGGTTGAGCGTGATAAAAATCATCCAAGTGTTATTATGTGGAGTTTAGGTAACGAATCTGGTAAAGGGCCAAATCACGCTGTTATGGCTGCTTGGACTCATGATTTTGATATTACAAGACCTGTTCACTACGAACCAGCACAAGGGAATCCTAGATTAGATGGTTATATTGATGAAAGAGATTCAAGATATCCAAGAACCGTAGATCATGCACATCGTTTTGAAAACCCGCAAGATGAATCGTATGTAGATATGGTGAGCCGTTTTTATCCAGGTGTTTTTACACCTCAGTATTTAGTCGATCTAAAAGCTGATATAAGACCCATTTTGTTTGTAGAATATTCACATTCTATGGGGAATTCTACAGGAAATTTGAAAGAGTTGTGGGATGAGTTTAGAAGATTACCAAGAATGATTGGTGGTTGTATTTGGGATTATAAAGATCAAGGACTACTAAAAGTAGATAAAAAAACAGGACAAGAATTTTACGCTTACGGTGGTGATTTTGGTGAAGTAAGACACGATGGGAATTTTTGCATTAACGGTATTGTCGCATCCGATGGGAGACCAAAAGCAGCTATGTACGAAAACAAGTGGGTATATCAACCTGCTACTTGTAATTTGGATGGAAACCAACTGACTATCAAAAACAGACAAGCAACACAATCTTTAGCGGCGTATATTCCTGTAATTCAAATTTTAGAGAATGGAACAGTTATAAAAGAAGAAGTTTTAACGCCTTTCGATTTAAAAGCAGGTAACAAAACAGTTTTAGATATCAAGAAGTATGTTCCTAAAATGAAAGCTGATGCAGAATACTTTGTGAACATGAGTTTCCAATTGCCGCATGATAAGTTGTGGGCTAAAAAAGGATTTACAGTTGCTTCCGATCAGTTTTTATTACAGGCTAAAGCAGAAGATAAATATACTTCAAAAAACTCAAAAGCAGTTTTAAAAATTTCGGAATCTAATGAAAATATTAAAGTTAGCGGTGACGCTTTTAATGTTTTAGTTGATAAAAATAATGGTGCTTTAAGTTCATATATCTTCAAAGGAAAAGAACAGGTTTTTGCGCCATTGTTACCAAATTTCACCAGACCGTTAACAGATAACGATCGTAAAGGTTGGAAACCACATAGAGTGTTAAAACAATGGTATGAAAACGAACCAAAATTAACGTCTGTAAAAACTGAGAAATCTGGAAATAATGTGTTAGTTATTTCTGATTATGAAGTGATTAAAGATAGTGCCCAAGTAACTATCTCTTATACTATAAAATCAGACGGAGTTATTAAAGTTAATTATCATTTAAAAGCTTCAGAAGGGTTACCTAATATTCCAAAAGTAGGTATGCAAATGGGGGTTCAAAATAAATTCAATCAAATGTCTTGGTATGGAAAAGGCGAGTTAGAAAATTACACAGATCGTAATCATGGGTTTCCTATTCAGCAATACGGTCTTCCATTAAAAGACTTTACAGAGCCTTATGTCATGCCTCAAGAAAATGGAAACAGAACGGATGTGAGATGGATGGCTTGTACAACTTCAAATAAAAATGAAGGTTTTTTAGTGGTTGGTTCACAACCACTAAGTATGAGTGTTTGGCCATATACACAAGAAAATTTAAACGAAGCGAAACATACTTTTGATTTGGTTGATGCTGGTTATTTAACCTTGAATATCGATTTAATTCAAATGGGAATTGGAGGGAATGATAGTTGGTCACCAGTTGGTGCACCTATGGAAAAATATCAAATTCCATCCAAAGATTATCAGTATGGTTTTTACATTGTGCCATTTCAGTTAAGTAAAAATGGAGTCGAAAAGACTCTTGAAAAGTTTAGTTATTAA
- a CDS encoding glycoside hydrolase family 2 TIM barrel-domain containing protein has translation MNKFIYRLSFLIFLANFAVIAQNTETQIQYLSGTGYQDTKEWEFKISDGRNSGEWSTISVPSVWEQEGFGKYQYGIKFYGKPFPEGIADEVGEYKYTFKVPKEWENRIVKIVFDGSMTDTQVKINGLKAGSEHQGAFYRFKHDISGLLKYGKDNVLEVTVAKESKNASVNLAERRADYWNFGGIFRPVFLEALPASHIDYTSLRAEADGTFEANIFLGNGASNLRAEATIFDEKGKKIGETLSGTVVAGGDKIHLDGTFNNVKQWTAETPNLYKVAIKLFKDKTLLHEISETIGFRTIEIRKGDGIYVNGQRVLMKGINRHSFWPESGRTLNKELNYADVHLMKEMNMNAVRLSHYPPDPEFLQACDELGLYVMDELGGWHGHYDDAIGKKLVKEMVTRDLNHPSIIFWSNGNEGGWNTNLDDQFDIWDLQKRPVLHPQQEHNGVETMHYRSYGETLEYFRDDKIFMPTEYLHGLYDGGHGAGFDDYWEVMRKHPRGAGGYLWVFADEGIARTDQDGRIDNQGNYGADGIVGPHHEKEGSFFTVKEVWSPVMIMNASKLEKDFNGTFKIENRYDFANTNTCKFEWELVSFTSPLQGKSDRKTINKGTVKSPTILPHGKGELNINLPNNWQNADVLYLKVTNAKGHELWTWDYTWDKQVEIKQATSGTIDLKETTGNFTVTANKTVVKIDKISGKLIEVQQNGSTISLANGPKIMIARRGDRTLDGTINPEFLKGEDRIYKEFACWDEEVNCSENLLNISAKKDGNLVVIEANYHGILQKVVWTIDSDGLIQLDYEYEYNGVVDLAGMYFEYPEEKMQSKKWLGDGPYRVWQNRLKGTTLDIWENDYNDPIPGESFNYPEFKGYFNNWKWAEFTTAEGKIHIENKETNTYLGVYSPRDGRDALLYTIPNTGIAVLDVIPPARNKVNTTDLIGPSSQPKWLNGLQKRTVYLKFKK, from the coding sequence ATGAACAAATTTATTTACAGATTATCTTTTCTTATATTTTTAGCAAATTTTGCAGTAATAGCACAAAACACAGAAACCCAAATTCAATATTTATCAGGGACTGGTTACCAAGACACCAAAGAGTGGGAGTTTAAAATTTCAGATGGAAGAAACAGTGGCGAATGGTCCACCATAAGCGTACCATCAGTTTGGGAGCAAGAAGGTTTTGGGAAGTACCAATACGGAATCAAATTTTATGGAAAACCTTTTCCTGAAGGTATTGCCGATGAAGTAGGAGAGTATAAATACACGTTTAAAGTACCTAAAGAATGGGAAAATAGAATAGTTAAAATTGTGTTCGATGGATCTATGACAGATACCCAAGTTAAAATAAATGGGTTGAAAGCAGGCTCCGAACATCAAGGGGCATTTTATCGGTTTAAACATGATATATCTGGACTTTTAAAATACGGAAAAGACAATGTTTTAGAAGTTACAGTGGCTAAAGAGTCAAAAAATGCGAGTGTTAATTTAGCGGAAAGACGCGCTGATTATTGGAATTTTGGAGGCATTTTTCGTCCTGTTTTTTTAGAAGCTTTACCTGCAAGTCATATCGATTATACGTCGTTAAGAGCTGAAGCTGATGGAACCTTTGAAGCAAATATTTTTTTAGGAAATGGGGCGTCTAATTTAAGAGCAGAAGCTACAATTTTTGATGAAAAAGGAAAAAAAATAGGAGAAACACTATCGGGAACTGTGGTTGCTGGTGGTGATAAAATTCATTTAGATGGAACGTTTAATAACGTTAAACAATGGACTGCCGAAACACCCAATTTGTACAAAGTAGCGATCAAACTTTTTAAAGATAAAACACTTTTACACGAGATATCTGAAACTATAGGATTCAGAACTATCGAGATTAGAAAAGGCGATGGTATTTACGTTAACGGACAGCGTGTATTAATGAAAGGAATTAACCGTCATAGTTTCTGGCCAGAATCAGGAAGAACCTTAAACAAAGAATTAAACTATGCCGATGTTCATTTAATGAAAGAAATGAACATGAATGCAGTGCGTTTATCACACTATCCACCAGATCCAGAATTCCTTCAAGCCTGCGATGAGTTAGGTTTATACGTGATGGACGAATTAGGCGGATGGCATGGTCATTACGACGATGCTATTGGTAAAAAGTTAGTGAAAGAAATGGTAACGCGCGATTTAAATCATCCAAGTATTATTTTCTGGTCTAACGGAAATGAAGGCGGTTGGAATACTAATTTAGATGACCAATTTGATATCTGGGATTTACAAAAACGTCCTGTGTTGCACCCACAACAAGAACATAATGGTGTTGAAACCATGCACTACCGTTCTTACGGTGAAACCTTAGAGTATTTTAGAGACGATAAAATTTTTATGCCTACTGAGTACCTTCACGGATTGTACGATGGTGGTCATGGAGCTGGTTTTGATGATTATTGGGAAGTGATGCGTAAGCATCCTAGAGGCGCAGGAGGCTACCTTTGGGTGTTTGCTGATGAAGGTATTGCACGTACCGATCAAGATGGACGGATAGATAATCAAGGAAACTATGGAGCTGATGGTATAGTTGGGCCACATCACGAAAAAGAAGGTAGCTTCTTTACTGTAAAAGAGGTTTGGTCTCCAGTAATGATTATGAATGCTTCAAAATTAGAAAAAGATTTTAACGGGACTTTCAAAATTGAAAACCGTTACGATTTTGCAAATACAAACACTTGTAAATTTGAATGGGAATTGGTGAGTTTTACATCGCCATTACAGGGTAAATCAGATCGTAAAACTATTAATAAAGGAACGGTTAAATCACCAACTATTTTACCTCATGGTAAGGGTGAATTAAATATAAATTTACCAAATAACTGGCAAAATGCCGATGTGTTGTACTTGAAAGTAACTAATGCGAAGGGGCATGAATTATGGACTTGGGATTATACCTGGGATAAACAAGTAGAAATAAAACAAGCAACATCAGGAACCATTGATTTAAAAGAAACAACAGGAAATTTTACTGTTACAGCAAATAAAACAGTGGTGAAAATTGATAAAATTTCTGGAAAGTTGATAGAAGTGCAACAAAACGGAAGCACTATCAGTTTAGCAAACGGTCCTAAAATAATGATAGCGCGCCGTGGTGATCGTACTTTAGATGGCACCATCAATCCAGAATTTTTAAAAGGAGAAGATCGAATCTATAAAGAGTTTGCATGTTGGGATGAAGAAGTGAATTGCTCTGAAAATCTATTGAATATTTCAGCAAAAAAAGATGGTAATTTGGTTGTTATTGAAGCAAATTACCATGGAATTCTTCAAAAAGTTGTTTGGACGATTGATTCTGACGGATTGATTCAATTAGATTATGAATACGAATATAATGGCGTTGTAGATTTAGCAGGAATGTACTTTGAGTATCCTGAAGAAAAGATGCAATCTAAAAAATGGTTAGGCGATGGGCCTTATCGTGTTTGGCAAAACCGTTTAAAAGGAACCACTTTAGATATTTGGGAAAATGATTATAACGATCCTATTCCAGGAGAATCGTTCAATTATCCAGAATTTAAAGGCTATTTCAATAACTGGAAATGGGCAGAATTTACCACTGCCGAAGGAAAAATTCACATAGAAAATAAAGAGACTAATACTTATCTAGGAGTGTATTCTCCTCGTGATGGTCGTGATGCATTATTGTACACCATTCCTAACACAGGAATTGCGGTGTTGGATGTTATTCCACCAGCAAGAAACAAAGTAAATACTACAGATTTAATAGGTCCCTCATCACAACCAAAATGGTTAAACGGACTTCAAAAACGTACGGTTTATTTAAAATTTAAGAAATAG
- a CDS encoding alpha-L-rhamnosidase C-terminal domain-containing protein: MGKPFLPNTSHASTWIWYPGDFEIWLSNKMQVRRTEREAVFPPLWQYYSPYPLITFQTEVDIPEEDEVKIYSEGTFQLLVDDVQIYGVPESITIPSGKHKISFKVYNQEVLPAIYVDGKYVKSNETWIVTNEDKLWIDETGKAQQSGTPWVPVGSWNFNSPENKPSEFRLTTEPWNAKKTEKVGTGELVDFGKETFGYIKIHGLKGKGKLSLYYGESREEALDSAKCETLDYLHFDGNQPETYTHDKSKAFRYVQVQADATVEYDSISMLYEYLPLEYRGAFKSSDEVLNKIWDVSAYTMHLTTREFFIDGIKRDRWVWSGDAYQSYLMNYYLFFDSSSVERTLLALRGKDPVTAHVNIIMDYSFYWFVGIYDYYLYTGDTAFIKTFYPRMKSLMEFCLGRRNENGFLEPLDGDWVFIDWADGLPKKGEVSFEQMLLARSLEAMAVSAEIAGENEDQKQYQELADDLKEKLFDVFWDEEEDVMKHQRIDGEMQDIVTKYANMFGIFFNYFNEEQKESVKNKVLLNDDILQITTPYMRFYELEALCAMGEQKFVLDEIRDYWGGMLELGATSFWEKYDPKQSGGEHLEMYGRPYGKSLCHAWGASPIYLFGKYYLGVEPTAPGYSEYVVKPNLGGLKWIEGKVPTPNGSVDVYCSTDEIKVKASEGEGTLIIHSISKPEINLVDIKSLGSNKYEIKIKPNTQYSIQYKAL, translated from the coding sequence ATGGGTAAACCTTTTTTACCGAACACCTCACATGCTTCAACTTGGATTTGGTATCCAGGCGATTTCGAAATTTGGTTGAGTAATAAAATGCAAGTAAGACGTACAGAACGCGAAGCGGTTTTTCCTCCGCTTTGGCAATATTATAGTCCTTATCCTTTGATTACCTTTCAAACAGAGGTTGATATTCCAGAAGAAGATGAAGTAAAAATTTACTCAGAAGGTACGTTTCAATTACTTGTAGATGATGTTCAAATCTATGGCGTACCCGAATCAATTACAATTCCATCTGGAAAGCACAAAATTTCCTTTAAAGTTTATAATCAAGAGGTATTGCCTGCTATTTATGTTGATGGCAAGTATGTGAAATCTAATGAAACCTGGATTGTAACCAATGAAGATAAACTTTGGATTGATGAGACAGGAAAAGCACAACAATCTGGAACGCCTTGGGTACCTGTTGGTTCTTGGAATTTTAATTCACCTGAGAATAAACCTTCCGAATTTCGTCTTACTACCGAACCTTGGAATGCTAAAAAAACAGAAAAAGTAGGCACTGGCGAGTTAGTAGATTTTGGTAAAGAAACATTTGGTTACATTAAAATTCACGGTTTAAAAGGAAAAGGCAAATTGTCACTATATTATGGAGAATCTCGTGAAGAAGCGCTAGATTCAGCCAAATGTGAAACATTGGACTATCTCCATTTCGATGGCAATCAGCCAGAAACTTATACACATGATAAATCCAAAGCATTCCGCTATGTTCAAGTACAAGCTGACGCAACAGTGGAATATGATTCCATATCGATGCTATATGAATATTTGCCATTAGAGTATCGTGGTGCATTTAAATCTTCAGATGAAGTATTGAATAAAATTTGGGATGTATCGGCTTATACCATGCACTTAACAACACGAGAGTTCTTTATTGACGGTATAAAACGTGATCGCTGGGTTTGGTCTGGTGATGCCTATCAAAGCTATTTAATGAATTATTATTTATTCTTTGATTCGTCATCTGTGGAACGAACATTGCTCGCCCTACGAGGGAAAGATCCCGTTACAGCGCATGTGAATATTATTATGGATTACTCGTTTTATTGGTTTGTAGGCATATACGATTATTATTTATATACAGGCGATACAGCTTTTATTAAAACGTTTTATCCACGAATGAAATCACTCATGGAATTTTGTTTAGGCAGAAGAAATGAAAATGGATTCTTAGAACCATTAGATGGTGATTGGGTTTTTATAGATTGGGCGGATGGCTTACCAAAAAAAGGAGAAGTTAGTTTTGAGCAAATGTTATTAGCAAGAAGTTTAGAAGCCATGGCTGTTAGTGCAGAAATTGCTGGTGAAAATGAAGATCAAAAACAATATCAAGAATTAGCAGATGATTTAAAAGAAAAATTGTTTGATGTGTTTTGGGATGAAGAAGAAGATGTCATGAAGCACCAGCGAATAGATGGTGAAATGCAAGATATTGTTACCAAATATGCCAATATGTTCGGCATCTTTTTTAATTATTTTAATGAAGAACAAAAAGAAAGTGTAAAGAACAAGGTATTACTTAATGATGATATTTTACAAATTACCACACCATATATGCGTTTTTATGAATTGGAAGCACTTTGTGCTATGGGAGAACAAAAATTTGTTTTAGATGAAATTCGTGATTATTGGGGAGGCATGTTAGAACTCGGCGCAACGTCTTTCTGGGAAAAATACGATCCAAAGCAAAGTGGTGGTGAACATTTAGAAATGTATGGTCGCCCTTATGGGAAAAGTTTGTGTCACGCTTGGGGCGCAAGTCCAATTTACTTATTTGGTAAATATTATTTAGGGGTAGAACCTACTGCTCCAGGATATTCTGAATATGTTGTAAAACCCAATTTAGGTGGTTTAAAATGGATAGAAGGCAAAGTGCCAACTCCAAATGGCTCGGTAGATGTTTATTGCAGTACTGATGAAATTAAAGTAAAAGCTTCAGAAGGCGAGGGTACTTTAATCATTCATAGTATAAGCAAACCTGAAATCAATTTAGTAGACATAAAATCATTGGGTTCTAATAAATATGAAATTAAAATAAAACCTAACACGCAATATTCAATTCAATACAAAGCACTATAA